The Streptomyces sp. V4I8 genome includes the window GCGCCCGGCCTGCGCGCCGACGCGATCGTGATCGGTGTCGCCAAGGGCTCTGGCCCCAAGGCCGCGGGCCCGGTCGTCGCACCGGGCGCGGAGGCCGTGGACAAGGCGTACGACGGCAAGCTCGCCGGTGTCCTGGAGACCCTCGGTGCCTCGGGTGCCGAGGGCGAGGTGACGAAGCTCCCCGCGCCCGCCGGTTTCAAGGCCCCGCTCGTGGTGGCGGTGGGCCTGGGTGCCGCGCCGGAGAAGGACGCCGAGTACGACGGCGAGGCGCTGCGCAAGGCCGCCGGTGTCGCCGCCCGCGCCCTCGCCGGTTCGAAGAAGGCCGCGTTCGCGCTGCCGCTGGGCGACGCCGGTGACATCGGCGCCGTCGCCGAGGGCGTCCTGCTCGGGGCGTACTCCTTCGACGCCTACAAGGACAACGGAAAGAACGTTCAGGCCAAGAAGAACGGCAAGGCGCCCCTCGCCGAGGCCGCGCTGCTCGGCGGCAAGCCCCGCGACAAGGAGCACAAGGCCGCGATCGAGCGCGCCACCGCCGTCGTGGAGGAGCTCAACCGCGCCCGCGACCTGATCAACACCCCGCCCAACGACCTCACCCCCGAGTCCTTCGCCGCGATCGCCACGGCGGCGGGCAAGGAGCACGGCATCAAGGTGCAGGTGCTCGACGAGAAGGCGCTGACCAAGGGCGGCTACGGCGGCATCCTCGGCGTCGGCTCCGGCTCGGCGGCCGCCCCGCGGCTGGTGAAGCTGTCGTACACGCACTCCAAGGCGGACAAGCACCTCGCCCTCGTCGGCAAGGGCATCACCTACGACTCGGGCGGCATCTCGCTGAAGCCGGCCGGGCACAACGAGACGATGAAGTGCGACATGAGCGGCGCGGCCGCCGTGTTCGCCGCCGTTGTCGCCGCCGCGCGGCTCGGGCTGCAGGTGAACATCACCGGCTGGCTGGCGCTGGCCGAGAACATGCCGTCGGGGTCCGCCGTGCGTCCCGGTGACGTGCTGCGCATGTACAGCGGCAAGACCGTCGAGGTCCTCAACACGGACGCCGAGGGCCGGCTGGTGCTCGCCGACGCGCTGTGGGCGGCCTCGCAGGAGAAGCCGGACGCGATCGTGGACGTCGCGACGCTGACGGGTGCCATGGTGCTGGCGCTCGGCAACCGCACGTTCGGTGTGATGGGCAACGACGACGCGTTCCGCTCCGCGATCGTGGAGGCGGCCGAGGAGGTCGGCGAGGCGTCCTGGCCGATGCCGCTGCCCGAGCACCTGCGCAAGGGGATGGACTCGCCCACCGCCGACATCGCCAACATGGGTGAGCGCATGGGCGGTGGCCTGGTCGCGGGGCTCTTCCTGCGGGAGTTCGTGGGCGAGGGCATCACCTGGGCGCACCTCGACATCGCGGGGCCCGCGTTCAACGAGGGCGGGCCTTTCGGGTACACGCCGAAGGGTGGCACCGGCAGCGCGGTGCGGACGCTGGTCCGGCTCGCCGAACTCACCGCGGCCGGCGACCTGGGGTGAGGTTGCTCTGAACAGAAGGGGGCTCCGCGCGCGGGTAGGGCGGGGCCCCCTCATTCATGGGCCTCGCCCGTCCGCTCAACTGAACGTGGGACGTCTCACACACCGGCCCGGCGTCTCGTTCGGTGTGGACAAGTGCGAAGATGGGGCTCGGCAGGACAGGGCCCCCACCACAGGGCCGAAGAAAGAGCGGCCGGACACCAGCCGCCGCCCGGTCACCGACGACCGGCGTACGGCGCACATGCATGGAGGACGTGACGTGGCGAACGACGCCAGCACCGTTTTCGACCTAGTGATCCTCGGCGGTGGTAGTGGCGGTTACGCCGCGGCCCTGCGCGGGGCGCAGCTGGGCCTGGACGTCGCCCTGATCGAGAAGGACAAGGTCGGCGGCACCTGCCTGCACCGGGGATGCATCCCCACCAAGGCCCTGCTGCACGCGGGCGAGATCGCCGACCAGGCCCGCGAGAGCGAGCAGTTCGGTGTGAAGGCCACCTTCGAGGGCATCGACATCGCCGGGGTCCACAAGTACAAGGACGGCGTGATCTCCGGCCTGTACAAGGGCCTCCAGGGACTCGTCGCCTCCCGGAAGGTGACGTACATCGAGGGTGAGGGCCGCCTGTCCTCCCCGACCTCCGTCGACGTCAACGGACAGCGCGTCCAGGGCCGTCACGTCCTGCTGGCGACCGGCTCCGTGCCGAAGTCGCTGCCGGGCCTGGAGATCGACGGCAACCGCATCATCTCCTCGGACCACGCCCTCGTCCTGGACCGCGTACCGAAGTCCGCGATCATCCTGGGCGGCGGTGTCATCGGCGTCGAGTTCGCCTCCGCCTGGAAGTCCTTCGGCTCGGACGTCACCGTCATCGAGGGCCTGAAGCACCTCGTCCCGGTCGAGGACGAGAACTCCTCGAAGCTTCTTGAGCGCGCCTTCCGCAAGCGCGGCATCAAGTTCAACCTGGGCACCTTCTTCCAGAAGGCCGAGTACACGGCCGACGGTGTCAAGGTCACCCTCGCCGACGGCAAGGAGTTCGAGGCCGAGGTCCTGCTGGTCGCCGTCGGCCGCGGCCCGGTCTCCGCCGGTCTCGGCTACGAGGAGCAGGGCGTCGCCATGGACCGCGGCTACGTCCTCGTCGACGAGTACATGCGCACCAACGTGCCGACCATCTCCGCCGTCGGTGACCTGGTCCCGACCCTCCAGCTCGCGCACGTCGGCTTCGCCGAGGGCATCCTGGTGGCGGAGCGTCTGGCCGGTCTGAAGACCGTTCCGATCGACTACGACGGTGTCCCGCGGGTGACGTACTGCCACCCGGAGGTCGCCTCCGTCGGTATCACCGAGGCCAAGGCCAAGGAGATCTACGGCGCGGACAAGGTCGTCGCTCTGAAGTACAACCTTGCGGGCAACGGCAAGAGCAAGATCCTGAACACCTCGGGCGAGATCAAGCTCGTCCAGGTCAAGGACGGTGCCGTGGTCGGCGTCCACATGGTCGGCGACCGCATGGGCGAGCAGGTCGGCGAGGCCCAGCTGATCTACAACTGGGAGGCGCTGCCGGCCGAGGTCGCCCAGCTCATCCACGCCCACCCGACGCAGAACGAGGCGCTCGGCGAGGCCCACCTGGCCCTGGCGGGCAAGCCGCTGCACTCGCACGACTGACCCTCGGTCGACGAAGCGACGACTCAGACTTCCGCAATTCGTAAGGAGCAACCGAAACCATGGCGGTTTCCGTAACCCTTCCGGCGCTCGGCGAGAGCGTCACCGAGGGCACTGTCACCCGCTGGCTGAAGGCCGAGGGTGAGCGCGTCGAGGCCGACGAGCCGCTGCTCGAGGTCTCCACCGACAAGGTCGACACCGAGATCCCCTCCCCCGCCGCCGGCGTCCTGGCCTCCATCAAGGTCGCCGAGGACGAGACGGTCGAGGTCGGCGCCGAGCTGGCCGTGATCGACGACGGCACGGGCGCGCCCGCCGCCGCCCCGGCGCCCGCTGCCGAGCCCGCCCCGGCCGCCGAGCCGGAGCCGGCCCCGCAGGCCGCCGCCCCGTCCACCGAGCAGGCCGCCCCGGCTCCGGCGCCCACCGCCGAGGCCGCCGCCGGCGCCGGCTCCGCCGAGGGCACGGACGTCGTCCTGCCCGCGCTCGGCGAGTCCGTCACCGAGGGCACCGTCACCCGCTGGCTGAAGTCGGTCGGCGACAGCGTCGAGGCCGACGAGCCGCTGCTCGAGGTCTCCACCGACAAGGTCGACACCGAGATCCCCGCCCCCACCTCCGGCACGCTGCTGGAGATCGTGGTCGGCGAGGACGAGACGGCCGAGGTCGGCGCCAAGCTGGCCGTCATCGGCGTCGCGGGTGCCGCTCCGGCGGCCGCCCCGGCCCCGGCTGCCCCCGCTCCCGCCGCCGCCCCGGCCCCGGCCGCCCCCGCGGCTCCGGCCGCTCCGGCTCCCGCCCCCGCCGCTCCGGCCGCGCCCGCCGCTGCCGCCCCGGCTCCGGCCCAGCCCGCCGCTCCGGCTCCCGCGCCGGCCGCTCCGGCCCCGGTCACCCCGGCTCCGGCGGCCGCTCCGGCCGCCGCCCAGGCGACCGACGAGGGTGCCTACGTCACCCCGCTGGTGCGCAAGCTCGCCGCCGAGAACGGCGTCGACCTGGCCACCGTCAAGGGCACCGGCGTCGGCGGCCGTATCCGCAAGCAGGACGTCATCGCCGCCGCCGAGGCCGCGAAGGCCGCCGCCGCTGCTCCGGCTCCCGCCGCTGCCGCTCCGGCCGCCGCCGCGAAGAAGGCCCCCACGCTGGAGGCCTCCCCCCTCCGTGGCCAGACCGTCAAGATGCCGCGCATCCGCAAGGTCATCGGCGACAACATGGTCAAGGCGCTGCACGAGCAGGCGCAGCTGTCCTCGGTCGTCGAGGTCGACGTCACGCGTCTGATGAAGCTGCGCGCCCGGGCGAAGGACTCCTTCGCGGCTCGCGAGGGCGTCAAGCTCTCCCCGATGCCGTTCTTCGTCAAGGCCGCTGCCCAGGCGCTGAAGGCGCACGCGCCCATCAACGCCAAGATCAACGAGGCCGAGGGCACGATCACCTACTTCGACACCGAGAACATCGGTATCGCGGTGGACTCCGAGAAGGGCCTGATGACCCCGGTCATCAAGCACGCCGGCGACCTCAACATCGCGGGCATCGCCAAGGCCACGGCCGACCTGGCGGGCAAGGTCCGCGCCAACAAGATCACGCCCGACGAGCTGTCCGGCGCGACCTTCACCATCTCCAACACCGGTTCGCGCGGCGCGCTCTTCGACACGATCATCGTGCCGCCGGGCCAGGTCGCGATCCTCGGCATCGGCGCCACGGTCAAGCGCCCGGCCGTCATCGAGACGGAGGAGGGCACGGTCATCGGCGTCCGCGACATGACGTACCTGACCCTGTCCTACGACCACCGCCTGGTGGACGGCGCCGACGCGGCCCGTTACCTGACGGCGGTCAAGGCCATCCTGGAGGCGGGCGAGTTCGAGGTCGAGCTCGGCCTGTAAGCCACCAGGGCTTCGAGCCCGCACGGCGCCCCGTCCGGAGCTTCTCCGGGCGGGGCGCCTCGTTTTGGGGGGCCTGAGAGCTCGGTGCGCCGGGTTGTCGCGCGGGTGCGGGTGGTTCGTGGCTGGTCGCGCCCACGCGGCGGAGCCGCATATCGATACAGCCCCGCGCCCCTCAGGAGCGTCCACCGCACCCACTCAAGGGACGCGGGGAACTGCGCGACCAGCCACGACGAACCCGCGGCCGCCCAACGACACAGCGCACCGAGCTACTGGGCGCCCGGCCCCAGCCACGCCGTGTAAGTCTCGTCTCACCTGCACCAAAGCGCCCCCACGCGCCCTCCCAGCGGAGCGCAACGGCCGTATTGTCTAAACGTCAACGCGCCCTAAGGAGCCCTCATGACCGCCCCCGTCATCCACTCGCTGCGCGAACAGATCCGCGAGCACATCCTGGAGGGGATCATCAGCGGTCGTTGGCAGCCGGGCGAGCGGATCGTGGAACGACGTATCGCCACCGAGCTGGAGGTCAGCCAGACACCGGTACGCGAGGCGCTGCGCGAGCTGGAATCGCTGCGGCTGATCGAGTCCGCGCCCAACAAGGGCGTCCGCGTACGGAGCCTCACCGCGGCCGATCTGGAGGAGAGCTACCCGGTCCGGGCCGGCCTGGAGGCCATCGCCGCGGAACTCGCCGCCGACCGCCTCGCCGAGGACTGCTCCGCCCTGGAGCCCCACGTCGCCGCCCTGTACGAAGCGGACCGCACGTCCGACGGCACGGGCCAGGTGCGGCACACGGTCGGCTTCCACCGCGAGATGGTGCGGGCGGCGGGCAACTCCGTGCTGCTGCACACCTGGGAGGGCCTCGGTATCGAGGTGTTCACGGCCCTGTCGATCCGGTGGCTGGGCACGGTGCAGCAGTCGTACGCGGAGGAGCACGAGGAGCTGGTGGCGGCGTTCCGGCGCCGGGACCCGCGGATCCCCGAGATCGTCAAAGCCCACGTACTGGGCTGCGCCCCCCGTCACGAGCCCTGAGCGCGAGCCGAGAACCCCTTGAGCGGCACCCCGCTCATACGCGTCCCCACCTGCGAAAACCCTCGAAAATCGCGGCACCCGGTGCCTGTCCGAAAGGCACCGCGTGCCTATTTTCTCGTGATCAAGAGGTTTTCGGCCTCCACCCTTTGATCGATCATCGATCAGGGAGTTACAGTCACCGACGGGCCACGCGGCAGTGCCGCAAGGTGTCACCGCACCGAGGCCCTCCGCCCTGTCCTGCCAAAGACAAAGGGCACCCCCGAACCCTTACAGATGAGGGAACCCCTTCGACTGAGGAAGGCGGCGACATGACCGACCCCAACGCCATCCAGCCGAGCGCGCTCGACCAGCTCCCCGACCGCGACCCGGAGGAGACCGCCGAATGGCAGGCCTCGCTGGACGCGGTCGCCAAGGCGGCCGGGCCGCACCGCGCGGCGTACCTGATGCGTCGCACGCTGGAGCGCGCCGAGGGCACCGGCATCGCGCTGCCCAAGCTCCTCGAGACCGACTACGTCAACACCATCCCGACCTCCGCCGAGCCGGCCGTGCCCGGTGACGAGGCGATGGAGTCCCGTATCACCGCGTGGAACCGCTGGAACGCGGCCGCCATGGTGACCCGGGGCAGCAAACACGGTGTCGGCGGCCACATCGCCACCTTCGCCTCCGCGGCCTGGCTCTACGAGACCGGCTTCAACCACTTCTTCAAGGGCAAGGAGGGGGACGGCTCCGGCGACCAGCTGTACATCCAGGGCCACGCCTCCCCCGGCATCTACGCCCGCGCCTTCCTCGACGGCCGGCTGAACGAGCAGCACCTCGACAACTTCCGCCGCGAGTCCGGTGGCGACGGCCTCCCGTCGTACCCGCACCCCCGCCGTCTGCCCTGGCTGTGGGAGTTCCCGACGGTGTCCATGGGCCTCGGCCCGCTGTCGGCGATCTACCAGGCCCGCTTCAACCGTTATCTGACGGCGCGCGGCATCAAGGACGTCTCGAACTCCCACGTCTGGGCCTTCCTCGGCGACGGCGAGATGGACGAGCCCGAGTCCACGGCGGCACTCGCCCTGGCCTCCCGCGAGGGCCTGGACAACCTGACCTTCGTCATCAACTGCAACCTGCAGCGCCTCGACGGACCGGTCCGCGCCAACTTCAAGATCGTGCAGGAGCTGGAGGCCCAGTTCCGCGGCGCCGGCTGGAACGTCGTGAAGTCGCTGTGGGGCACGGCGTGGGACGAGCTGTTCCAGCTCGACACGACCGGCGCCCTCGTACGCCGCCTGCGCGAGGTACCCGACGCGCAGGTGCAGACGTACCAGACGCGCGACGCCGCCTACATCCGCCAGGACTTCTTCGGCAAGGACCCGGCGCTCGTCGAGCTGGCGAAGCTGCTGAGCGACGACAAGATCCTGGAGTGCTTCCACCTCTCCCGCGGTGGCCACGAGGCCCGCAAGGTCTTCGCCGCGTACAAGGCCGCTCTCGAGTTCAAGGGCGCGCCGACCGTGATCCTGGCCCAGACGGTCAAGGGCTTCACCCTCGGCGAGGGCTTCGCGTCGAAGAACGCCAACCACCAGATGAAGAAGCTGACGGTGGACGAGTTCAAGAACATGCGGGACCTGCTGGAGCTGCCGATCTCCGACAGCCAGTTCGTCGACGGGGTCGTCCCCTACGGCCACCCCGGCGCCGACTCCCCCGAGGTCCGCTACCTCCAGGAGCGCCGCGCGGCCCTCGGCGGCCCGGCCCCGGCCCGCCGCGTCCACCCGGTGGCCCCGCTGCCCGCTCCGGCGGAGAAGGCGTTCGCGTCCTTCGACAAGGGCTCGGGTACGCAGAACGTGGCGACCACGATGGCCTTCGTCCGCCTGATCAAGGACCTTGTCCGCGACAAGGAGACGGGCAAGCGCTGGGTGCCGATCGTCCCCGACGAGGCGCGCACCTTCGGCATGGAGTCGCTGTTCCCGTCGCTCGGGATCTACTCCCCCAAGGGCCAGACGTACGAGCCGGTCGACCGCGACCAGCTGATGTACTACAAGGAGGCCAAGAACGGCCAGATCCTCAACGAGGGGATCACCGAGGCCGGTTCGATGGCCGACTTCATCGCCGCGTCCACCGCGTACTCCACGCACGGCGAAGCGATGATCCCGTTCTACATCTTCTACTCGATGTTCGGCTGGCAGCGCACTGCCGACCAGATGTGGCAGCTCGGCGACCAGCTGGGCCGCGGCTTCCTCGTCGGTGCGACGGCGGGCCGTACGACGCTGACGGGCGAGGGCCTGCAGCACGCCGACGGTCACTCGCCGGTGATCGCGGCGACGAACCCCGCGGCGCTGACGTACGACCCGGCGTTCGCCTACGAGGTCGCGGCGATCGTCAAGGACGGTCTGCGCCGGATGTACGGCGAGGCGGCGCCGGGTGAGGACCCGAACGTCTTCTACTACCTCACGGTCTACAACGAGCCTCTCCCGCAGCCGGCGAAGCCTTCGGGCCTCGGCATCGACGAGGGCATCGTCAAGGGCCTGTACCGCTTCAACACGGCGGAGTCGGCGGAGCTGTCCCCGACGGCGAACGCCCCGCGCATCCAGCTGCTGGGTTCCGGCACGGCGATCCACTGGGTGCTGGAGGCGCAGAAGCTGCTCGCGGAGGAGTGGGGCGTGGCGGCCGACGTGTGGTCGGCGACGTCCTGGACGGAGCTGCGGCGGGACGCGCTGGAGGCCGACGCGGCGCTGCTGCGCGGCGAGGAGCGGGTGCCGTACGTCCGTCAGGCGCTGCACGGTGCCGAGGGGCCGGTGCTGGCGGTCTCCGACTACATGCGTCAGGTCCCCGACCAGATCGCGCAGTGGGTCGAGCAGGACTACTCCTCGCTGGGCGCGGACGGCTTCGGCCTCTCCGACACCCGCGAGGCGGCCCGCCGCCACTTCGGCGTCGACGCCGAGTCGATCGTCGTCGCGGCCCTGGCCCAGCTTGCGAAGCGGGGCGAGGTCAAGGCGACGGCGGTGAAGGAAGCGCGGGAGAAGTACGGCCTGTAGGGCGCGCAAGGGGTTTCGCCCCCGCCGCCCCTACCCGTCCCATCCTTCTGGGGCTCCGCCCCAGACCCCGCTCCTCAAACGCCGGAGGGGCTGAAAACTTCAGCCCGTCCGGCGTTTGAGGACGAGGCCCCTTCAGGGCCGAAAGCGGGGGTCTGGGGGCGCAGCCCCCAGGGATGGGACGGGTAGGGGCGGCGGGGGCGAGGCAATATGAGGGCATGCGTGCTGCCCGGCTCATCAGAATGGTGCTGCTCCTTCAGTCCCGGCCCTCCATGACCGCCGCCGAGTTGGCGAGCGAGCTGGAGGTGTCCGAGCGGACGGTCACGCGGGATGCGCAGGCGCTGTCGGAAGCCGGGGTTCCGGTGTACGCAGACCGGGGGCGGGCCGGGGGATACCGGCTCATCGGGGGGTACCGGACCCGGCTGACCGGGCTCGCGCGGAGCGAGGCCGAGGCGTTGTTCCTGTCCGGGGTGCCGGGCGCCCTGCGGGAGATGGGGCTGGAGGACGCCGCCTCCGCCGCCCGGCTGAAGGTGTCGGCGGCCCTCATGCCCTCCCTGCGCGACGCCTCCCGTTCCGCCGCCCAGCGGTTCCATCTGGACGCCCCGAACTGGTTCAAGGAGCAGAAGGCCCCCGAGCTGCTGCCGGCCGTCGCGGACGCGGTGTGGGACGACCGGCGGATCATGGCCCGGTACCGGCGCGGGGAGAACGAGGTCGAGCGGGAGCTGGAGCCGTACG containing:
- a CDS encoding leucyl aminopeptidase; the encoded protein is MTALTLSTAAAPGLRADAIVIGVAKGSGPKAAGPVVAPGAEAVDKAYDGKLAGVLETLGASGAEGEVTKLPAPAGFKAPLVVAVGLGAAPEKDAEYDGEALRKAAGVAARALAGSKKAAFALPLGDAGDIGAVAEGVLLGAYSFDAYKDNGKNVQAKKNGKAPLAEAALLGGKPRDKEHKAAIERATAVVEELNRARDLINTPPNDLTPESFAAIATAAGKEHGIKVQVLDEKALTKGGYGGILGVGSGSAAAPRLVKLSYTHSKADKHLALVGKGITYDSGGISLKPAGHNETMKCDMSGAAAVFAAVVAAARLGLQVNITGWLALAENMPSGSAVRPGDVLRMYSGKTVEVLNTDAEGRLVLADALWAASQEKPDAIVDVATLTGAMVLALGNRTFGVMGNDDAFRSAIVEAAEEVGEASWPMPLPEHLRKGMDSPTADIANMGERMGGGLVAGLFLREFVGEGITWAHLDIAGPAFNEGGPFGYTPKGGTGSAVRTLVRLAELTAAGDLG
- the lpdA gene encoding dihydrolipoyl dehydrogenase; amino-acid sequence: MANDASTVFDLVILGGGSGGYAAALRGAQLGLDVALIEKDKVGGTCLHRGCIPTKALLHAGEIADQARESEQFGVKATFEGIDIAGVHKYKDGVISGLYKGLQGLVASRKVTYIEGEGRLSSPTSVDVNGQRVQGRHVLLATGSVPKSLPGLEIDGNRIISSDHALVLDRVPKSAIILGGGVIGVEFASAWKSFGSDVTVIEGLKHLVPVEDENSSKLLERAFRKRGIKFNLGTFFQKAEYTADGVKVTLADGKEFEAEVLLVAVGRGPVSAGLGYEEQGVAMDRGYVLVDEYMRTNVPTISAVGDLVPTLQLAHVGFAEGILVAERLAGLKTVPIDYDGVPRVTYCHPEVASVGITEAKAKEIYGADKVVALKYNLAGNGKSKILNTSGEIKLVQVKDGAVVGVHMVGDRMGEQVGEAQLIYNWEALPAEVAQLIHAHPTQNEALGEAHLALAGKPLHSHD
- the sucB gene encoding 2-oxoglutarate dehydrogenase, E2 component, dihydrolipoamide succinyltransferase gives rise to the protein MAVSVTLPALGESVTEGTVTRWLKAEGERVEADEPLLEVSTDKVDTEIPSPAAGVLASIKVAEDETVEVGAELAVIDDGTGAPAAAPAPAAEPAPAAEPEPAPQAAAPSTEQAAPAPAPTAEAAAGAGSAEGTDVVLPALGESVTEGTVTRWLKSVGDSVEADEPLLEVSTDKVDTEIPAPTSGTLLEIVVGEDETAEVGAKLAVIGVAGAAPAAAPAPAAPAPAAAPAPAAPAAPAAPAPAPAAPAAPAAAAPAPAQPAAPAPAPAAPAPVTPAPAAAPAAAQATDEGAYVTPLVRKLAAENGVDLATVKGTGVGGRIRKQDVIAAAEAAKAAAAAPAPAAAAPAAAAKKAPTLEASPLRGQTVKMPRIRKVIGDNMVKALHEQAQLSSVVEVDVTRLMKLRARAKDSFAAREGVKLSPMPFFVKAAAQALKAHAPINAKINEAEGTITYFDTENIGIAVDSEKGLMTPVIKHAGDLNIAGIAKATADLAGKVRANKITPDELSGATFTISNTGSRGALFDTIIVPPGQVAILGIGATVKRPAVIETEEGTVIGVRDMTYLTLSYDHRLVDGADAARYLTAVKAILEAGEFEVELGL
- a CDS encoding GntR family transcriptional regulator, yielding MTAPVIHSLREQIREHILEGIISGRWQPGERIVERRIATELEVSQTPVREALRELESLRLIESAPNKGVRVRSLTAADLEESYPVRAGLEAIAAELAADRLAEDCSALEPHVAALYEADRTSDGTGQVRHTVGFHREMVRAAGNSVLLHTWEGLGIEVFTALSIRWLGTVQQSYAEEHEELVAAFRRRDPRIPEIVKAHVLGCAPRHEP
- the aceE gene encoding pyruvate dehydrogenase (acetyl-transferring), homodimeric type, translated to MTDPNAIQPSALDQLPDRDPEETAEWQASLDAVAKAAGPHRAAYLMRRTLERAEGTGIALPKLLETDYVNTIPTSAEPAVPGDEAMESRITAWNRWNAAAMVTRGSKHGVGGHIATFASAAWLYETGFNHFFKGKEGDGSGDQLYIQGHASPGIYARAFLDGRLNEQHLDNFRRESGGDGLPSYPHPRRLPWLWEFPTVSMGLGPLSAIYQARFNRYLTARGIKDVSNSHVWAFLGDGEMDEPESTAALALASREGLDNLTFVINCNLQRLDGPVRANFKIVQELEAQFRGAGWNVVKSLWGTAWDELFQLDTTGALVRRLREVPDAQVQTYQTRDAAYIRQDFFGKDPALVELAKLLSDDKILECFHLSRGGHEARKVFAAYKAALEFKGAPTVILAQTVKGFTLGEGFASKNANHQMKKLTVDEFKNMRDLLELPISDSQFVDGVVPYGHPGADSPEVRYLQERRAALGGPAPARRVHPVAPLPAPAEKAFASFDKGSGTQNVATTMAFVRLIKDLVRDKETGKRWVPIVPDEARTFGMESLFPSLGIYSPKGQTYEPVDRDQLMYYKEAKNGQILNEGITEAGSMADFIAASTAYSTHGEAMIPFYIFYSMFGWQRTADQMWQLGDQLGRGFLVGATAGRTTLTGEGLQHADGHSPVIAATNPAALTYDPAFAYEVAAIVKDGLRRMYGEAAPGEDPNVFYYLTVYNEPLPQPAKPSGLGIDEGIVKGLYRFNTAESAELSPTANAPRIQLLGSGTAIHWVLEAQKLLAEEWGVAADVWSATSWTELRRDALEADAALLRGEERVPYVRQALHGAEGPVLAVSDYMRQVPDQIAQWVEQDYSSLGADGFGLSDTREAARRHFGVDAESIVVAALAQLAKRGEVKATAVKEAREKYGL
- a CDS encoding helix-turn-helix transcriptional regulator; the encoded protein is MRAARLIRMVLLLQSRPSMTAAELASELEVSERTVTRDAQALSEAGVPVYADRGRAGGYRLIGGYRTRLTGLARSEAEALFLSGVPGALREMGLEDAASAARLKVSAALMPSLRDASRSAAQRFHLDAPNWFKEQKAPELLPAVADAVWDDRRIMARYRRGENEVERELEPYGLVLKAGVWYLCARVAGQGSYRVYRIDRFTAVEAGDERSERFERDEEFDLPGFWDERAEQFARSLLRAEVVVRVSPDGVRRLPYAVDPQSVREVLRAAGAPDGDGWVTLTLPVESEEVAHTQLAALGPDVEVLAPKELRERFAGDAIRLAALYGA